One genomic window of Gossypium hirsutum isolate 1008001.06 chromosome D11, Gossypium_hirsutum_v2.1, whole genome shotgun sequence includes the following:
- the LOC121223436 gene encoding equilibrative nucleotide transporter 3 isoform X2 has protein sequence MSILAYNESKINTRRRNIFGYSLFVASTFMLLVLDLATSGRGGLGSFIGICAIVAFFGVADACVQGGIVGDLSFMLPDFIQSFFAGLAASGALTSALRLITKAAFEMSNNGLRKGAMLFLAISTLFEFLCVLLYTYFFPKLPIVKYFRSKAALEGSKTVQADLAAAGILTKDDHHEQNERLSNKQLFIQNIDYALDLFLIYVLTLSIFPGFLYENTGEHKLGTWYPLVLIASYNVWDLISRYLPLVKFLKIESRKGLTIAILSRFLLIPAFYFTAKYGDQGWMILLVSFLGLTNGHLTVCVMTAAPKGYKGPEQNALGNILVLCLLIGIFAGVSLDWLWLIGKKNAF, from the exons ATGTCAATATTGGCATACAACGAATCAAAGATTAATACTAGACGGAGGAACATCTTTGGGTACTCACTTTTTGTTGCAAGTACTTTCATGCTCTTAGTG TTGGATTTAGCTACATCAGGGAGAGGAGGACTTGGATCTTTCATTGGTATATGTGCTATTGTTGCATTTTTTGGAGTTGCAGATGCTTGTGTTCAAGGTGGAATTGTTGGTGATTTGTCTTTCATGCTCCCTGACTTTATTCAG TCCTTCTTTGCTGGTTTGGCTGCATCTGGTGCCTTGACCTCTGCTTTAAGGCTTATCACAAAAGCAGCTTTTGAAATGTCTAACAATGGTCTTCGTAAAGGGGCAA TGTTGTTTCTTGCTATTTCTACATTATTTGAGTTCCTATGTGTCCTATTGTATACATATTTCTTCCCTAAATTGCCAATAGTGAAGTACTTCCGCTCTAAGGCAGCTTTAGAAGGATCAAAAACTGTTCAAGCTGATCTTGCGGCAGCTGGTATCCTAACAAAAGACGACCAT CATGAACAGAATGAGAGGCTAAGCAACAAACAACTATTCATTCAGAACATAGATTACGCGCTTGACCTATTTCTAATATACGTCTTAACGCTGTCGATTTTCCCTGGATTCTTATACGAAAACACTGGTGAACATAAGTTGGGTACATG GTATCCACTTGTGTTGATAGCATCTTACAATGTGTGGGATCTAATATCAAGATAtcttccccttgtgaaattcttGAAGATAGAGTCAAGGAAAGGCCTTACGATTGCAATACTTTCTCGATTCTTACTGATCCCTGCTTTTTACTTCACTGCCAAGTATGGTGATCAAGGATGGATGATACTGCTCGTATCATTCCTGGGATTAACAAATGGTCACCTCACAGTCTGTGTAATGACTGCAGCACCTAAAGGTTACAAG GGGCCTGAACAAAATGCCTTGGGTAATATACTAGTGCTATGTCTATTAATTGGGATATTTGCAGGGGTTTCTTTGGACTGGTTGTGGCTCATTGGTAAAAAGAATGCCTTCTAA